One genomic window of Candidatus Protochlamydia phocaeensis includes the following:
- a CDS encoding fused DSP-PTPase phosphatase/NAD kinase-like protein: MLKKILFYSLFFAVTWASSYAASNEEKSLLILNMKNEAALPRNFRTTQDAFKIKSLALSREGLNSLNLSGSAQFSENALGAILNHLNYPSHFFIIDLRQEYHGFLNGTAVSWYGVRDWDNVGKPLEDILRNERFLLQDCLKRRTISLNLIVKKDKTGNKLPEVKQIPFRVFNIATEREIANRYQVHYIRIPVTDHVKPTDEAVDLFISFVRNLPKDYWLHMHCAAGVGRTTTFMAMFDMIKNAKTVGLDDILKRQWSIGGLNFQNLSEKTSWKLPYAILRLRFLEDFYEYCRLYSGNWDKTWSLYMLEKQGKNPDGRNCLTQEESADFLEEELVK, from the coding sequence ATGTTAAAAAAAATACTCTTCTATTCTCTTTTCTTTGCCGTTACGTGGGCCTCTTCATACGCAGCTTCCAATGAAGAAAAATCGCTCTTGATTTTAAATATGAAGAACGAGGCTGCTTTGCCGCGCAATTTTCGAACGACACAAGACGCTTTTAAAATTAAAAGCTTGGCTCTTTCTCGTGAGGGGTTGAATTCCTTAAATTTATCCGGCAGCGCCCAATTTTCCGAAAATGCCTTAGGGGCCATTTTGAATCACTTAAACTATCCTTCGCATTTCTTCATCATTGATTTGCGGCAGGAATATCATGGCTTTTTAAATGGCACAGCAGTGAGCTGGTATGGAGTTAGAGATTGGGATAATGTAGGCAAACCCTTAGAGGATATTCTGCGGAATGAAAGGTTCTTACTGCAAGATTGCTTAAAGCGCCGAACAATTTCGCTGAACCTTATCGTAAAAAAAGACAAGACCGGAAATAAGCTTCCGGAAGTCAAGCAAATTCCCTTCAGGGTGTTTAATATAGCAACCGAAAGAGAAATAGCCAATCGCTATCAGGTGCATTATATCCGCATCCCTGTGACAGATCATGTTAAACCAACCGATGAAGCCGTCGATCTTTTTATATCATTTGTTCGCAACCTTCCAAAAGATTATTGGCTGCACATGCATTGTGCTGCAGGAGTAGGACGGACCACAACTTTTATGGCCATGTTTGATATGATTAAAAATGCCAAAACAGTCGGTTTGGACGATATTCTCAAAAGACAATGGTCTATCGGGGGCCTCAATTTTCAAAATCTTTCTGAAAAAACATCTTGGAAACTCCCTTATGCGATCCTTCGCCTCCGCTTTTTAGAGGATTTCTACGAATATTGCCGTCTTTATTCCGGCAATTGGGATAAAACATGGTCTTTATATATGCTAGAAAAGCAAGGAAAAAATCCGGACGGCAGAAATTGCCTGACGCAAGAAGAGTCTGCCGACTTTCTTGAAGAAGAGCTTGTTAAATAA
- a CDS encoding class I SAM-dependent methyltransferase → MAAILFLIILFAILANILWYSFRYGITPTPTSYQVKKVVLQSLPVPNKGTIMELGSGWGNLAFSLAKHFPDHQIEAYEISPFPYLISKLLAKLVAYPNLRFIRKDFFTFPLHEASLIVCYLYPGAMRRLKDKFERELHAGTYIISHTFAIPGWTPIRIRHAHDLYQTPVFVYQIKKSEPN, encoded by the coding sequence ATGGCTGCAATCCTATTTTTAATTATCCTATTTGCCATTTTAGCTAATATCCTTTGGTATTCTTTTCGTTATGGAATTACTCCAACCCCTACTTCCTATCAAGTCAAAAAGGTCGTTCTTCAATCCCTGCCTGTCCCTAATAAGGGAACGATTATGGAACTAGGATCGGGCTGGGGCAATTTAGCCTTTAGCTTGGCTAAACATTTTCCCGATCATCAAATAGAAGCATATGAAATTTCTCCTTTTCCTTATTTGATCTCTAAACTCCTAGCAAAACTAGTTGCTTATCCAAATCTACGCTTCATCAGAAAAGACTTTTTCACTTTCCCATTGCATGAGGCTTCTTTAATTGTCTGCTATTTGTATCCAGGTGCAATGCGAAGGCTAAAAGATAAATTTGAAAGAGAATTGCACGCGGGAACCTATATTATCAGCCATACATTTGCTATTCCAGGGTGGACGCCTATTAGGATCAGGCATGCCCATGATTTGTACCAAACACCTGTATTTGTCTATCAAATAAAGAAGAGTGAACCGAATTAA
- a CDS encoding inositol monophosphatase family protein: MAFSFDLSYLTFVATQAALKAGEILRKGFGTSYQIQLKSGRQNFVTEFDKASEACIISFIKEHFPTHIFLAEESGLSAQVGAETILWIIDPLDGTTNFAHHIPLFSISIAAYYKEECLCGVIFQPLTHELFISEKGKGAYLNGERLSVSTTDRIENALIGAGFPYDVKDHPTLCIEQLAQLTQLGATLRNLGSASLALAYVAAGKLDGFWMNNLYIWDWAAGQLLIQEAQGKITYYDRQARQLTSTTSLLATNSPLHEPLLKYLTHPSI, encoded by the coding sequence ATGGCTTTCTCTTTTGATTTATCTTATTTGACATTTGTGGCCACACAAGCGGCTCTAAAGGCCGGAGAAATTCTTCGAAAGGGATTTGGGACGTCTTATCAAATTCAATTAAAGTCTGGAAGGCAAAATTTTGTAACGGAATTTGACAAAGCTTCCGAAGCCTGCATCATTTCCTTTATTAAAGAGCATTTTCCCACTCATATTTTTTTAGCAGAAGAGAGTGGCTTGTCTGCGCAAGTTGGAGCAGAAACCATCTTATGGATTATCGATCCCTTAGATGGAACGACTAACTTTGCCCACCATATCCCCCTTTTCAGCATCAGCATCGCCGCTTATTATAAGGAAGAGTGTTTATGCGGGGTAATTTTTCAGCCTTTAACCCATGAGCTTTTTATTTCTGAAAAAGGAAAAGGAGCGTATTTAAATGGAGAACGTCTAAGCGTCAGTACAACCGACCGCATCGAAAATGCTCTCATTGGAGCCGGATTTCCGTATGATGTCAAAGACCATCCTACTTTATGCATCGAGCAGTTAGCCCAATTAACCCAATTGGGCGCTACTTTGCGCAATTTAGGATCCGCCTCCCTTGCCCTAGCTTATGTAGCAGCTGGAAAATTGGACGGGTTTTGGATGAACAACCTATATATATGGGATTGGGCTGCCGGTCAATTGCTCATTCAAGAAGCGCAAGGCAAAATCACCTACTATGATCGCCAAGCTCGACAACTAACCAGTACAACTAGCCTTTTGGCAACCAATTCCCCTCTTCACGAACCCTTATTAAAATATCTGACCCATCCTTCTATTTAA
- a CDS encoding SDR family NAD(P)-dependent oxidoreductase, with product MQAKLFTDTTVMITGASSGFGAETARLFAKEGARLILVARRQERLEELQRELNQRYQAESTLIVGNVADYALMAEQIQRIESRFGMPHILVNNAGLVRGMDKLWEVQPDAWNEMIDVNIKGVLTMTRQILPSMIQANRGHIINVGSISGHGTYPGGGVYCATKFAVRALTDTLRMELVATPIRVSLISPGMAETEFSNVRFYGDENKAKQVYAGITPLTALDIAEAIIFIASRPQHVNIADLILYPTNQASTTLIHRDI from the coding sequence ATGCAGGCAAAGCTTTTTACTGACACAACAGTCATGATTACAGGAGCAAGTTCTGGCTTTGGAGCAGAAACAGCCCGCCTTTTTGCCAAAGAAGGCGCCCGCTTGATTCTTGTCGCTCGCCGCCAAGAAAGGCTTGAAGAGCTTCAGCGAGAATTAAATCAACGCTATCAAGCAGAAAGTACTCTGATCGTTGGCAATGTGGCAGATTATGCTCTTATGGCGGAGCAAATTCAACGGATAGAAAGCCGCTTTGGCATGCCGCATATTTTGGTCAATAATGCGGGACTTGTGAGAGGCATGGATAAGCTATGGGAAGTTCAACCGGATGCTTGGAATGAAATGATTGATGTAAATATCAAAGGCGTTTTGACAATGACAAGGCAGATCTTGCCAAGCATGATCCAAGCTAACCGTGGCCACATCATTAATGTGGGAAGTATTTCAGGCCATGGAACTTATCCCGGAGGAGGAGTGTACTGTGCAACCAAATTCGCAGTAAGAGCGCTAACCGATACTTTGCGCATGGAGCTTGTGGCCACTCCTATCCGGGTTTCCCTTATCTCGCCTGGAATGGCGGAGACGGAATTCAGCAATGTGCGGTTTTATGGAGATGAAAATAAAGCCAAGCAAGTCTATGCCGGAATTACCCCTCTAACGGCTTTAGATATTGCAGAAGCCATTATTTTTATTGCCTCGCGACCCCAGCATGTCAATATCGCTGATTTGATTCTTTATCCTACAAATCAAGCTTCAACGACATTGATTCACCGGGATATTTAA
- a CDS encoding tRNA dihydrouridine synthase, with protein MTLLPKNSDGCPYLLLAPMEGVGDSTFRRAMASIGGFDEACTEFLRVPSNAHVASLAKRYRADETFPIPQAAQLMGSDPDLMAEMARAVVERGAPRVDLNCGCPSNTVTGRGAGSSLLKDPGHLYKVAKAMVEAVAVPVTAKLRSGFEDTSLFNENLLAAQESGIKYLTLHPRTKVDGYGPPARWDLIAEAKQLLRIPVVGNGDILTVQDALRMLEQTRCDALMIGRGSVINPFIFHEIKAHFAALPFEREWLPFERFIAIFKQELANMPMRGQINKLKQLFGFLFKGNAALLGKRQQILTSLFTDKEAFLDFVLPLYQSDWKKAGQKDSLILAEFERGNGDMCLEESCG; from the coding sequence ATGACGTTGCTTCCCAAAAATTCTGATGGCTGCCCGTATCTATTGTTAGCGCCCATGGAGGGAGTCGGGGATTCTACCTTTAGGCGCGCCATGGCCTCTATTGGAGGCTTTGACGAAGCCTGTACTGAATTTCTGCGCGTACCAAGCAATGCGCATGTAGCCAGTTTGGCTAAGCGGTATCGAGCGGATGAAACTTTTCCCATCCCGCAGGCCGCTCAATTAATGGGATCGGATCCGGATTTAATGGCAGAGATGGCGCGCGCTGTAGTGGAAAGAGGAGCTCCGCGAGTGGACCTTAATTGCGGCTGTCCGTCCAATACAGTTACGGGACGTGGAGCGGGCTCTAGTCTTTTAAAAGACCCCGGGCATCTTTACAAAGTTGCTAAGGCTATGGTAGAGGCTGTTGCTGTTCCTGTTACAGCTAAGCTGCGTTCGGGTTTTGAAGATACGTCCCTTTTTAATGAAAATCTATTGGCGGCTCAAGAAAGCGGCATTAAATATTTGACCCTGCATCCGCGCACGAAAGTCGATGGCTATGGACCTCCTGCCCGGTGGGATCTGATTGCCGAAGCCAAACAGCTATTGCGCATTCCGGTGGTGGGCAATGGAGATATTCTGACAGTGCAAGATGCGCTCAGAATGCTGGAACAAACGAGATGCGATGCTTTGATGATCGGACGAGGCAGTGTCATCAATCCTTTTATTTTTCATGAAATTAAAGCCCATTTTGCCGCTTTGCCTTTCGAGCGCGAATGGCTGCCTTTCGAGCGCTTTATCGCTATCTTTAAACAGGAACTAGCGAATATGCCGATGCGGGGACAAATTAATAAGTTAAAGCAGCTATTCGGATTTCTCTTTAAAGGAAATGCTGCATTGTTAGGAAAAAGACAGCAAATTCTGACATCCTTATTTACTGATAAGGAGGCTTTCTTAGATTTTGTCCTCCCGCTTTATCAATCCGATTGGAAGAAGGCCGGTCAAAAAGATTCGCTGATTTTAGCCGAATTTGAACGGGGGAATGGTGACATGTGCCTAGAGGAATCTTGCGGTTAG
- a CDS encoding cytochrome c biogenesis protein DipZ: MILLLLFSFLAGIVTVLSPCILPVLPVILSASVGKGKWRPFGVIAGLIISFVFFTLALTTLVRSFGLSANVLRYTAILIIGFFGLVMILPTFSNLFAKLTGSLAEWGNQIQARTHRQTAGFWSGFFLGIALGLVWTPCAGPILAAITTLVATQKVTIEVVLLTFAYSLGAGIPLLFVAYGGNRAVSEFPALAKYSEEIRMGFGVIMILTALALAFNWDVAFQQKVLDYLPNIQIENNTWVQQQLQHLRSPAPSFPNQDNSPWEEQDNPSVPSSSHQQAEKGEVLPIISKAPPIVGIADWINSPPLTLKDLRGKVVLIDFWTYSCINCIRTFPYLKRWYERYKDQNFVIIGVHTPEFEFEKNLSNVKKAVERFQIVYPVALDNQYATWESYHNAYWPAHYLIDQEGMIREVHFGEGGYTETENAIRSLLNEKPLSNQTEEPMPAVPISITPETYLGYHRAGAYVPALTIHKNQFFNYNSIQSVGPNQVGLKGDWKITNENILAGADDSILVLNFMANRVYLVLGGSSSLPIKVELDGEPLPLKYHTVDMNPQGEIFVKDARKYDIVNLRGEGKRRLLVLHVPKGIQAYAFTFGMEE, encoded by the coding sequence ATGATTCTCCTCCTTTTATTTTCTTTTTTAGCAGGCATTGTCACTGTTTTATCTCCCTGCATCCTGCCGGTTTTGCCCGTGATTTTATCGGCAAGCGTTGGAAAGGGAAAATGGCGGCCTTTCGGAGTCATTGCGGGATTAATCATCAGCTTTGTTTTTTTCACGTTGGCCTTGACGACTCTTGTACGATCTTTCGGCTTGTCTGCCAATGTCCTTCGCTATACGGCTATTTTGATTATTGGTTTTTTCGGTCTGGTCATGATTTTACCGACCTTTAGCAATTTGTTCGCTAAACTGACCGGCTCCCTTGCCGAATGGGGGAATCAAATTCAGGCGCGAACGCATCGGCAAACGGCAGGATTTTGGAGTGGTTTTTTTCTGGGAATTGCCCTTGGATTAGTCTGGACGCCTTGTGCAGGGCCGATTTTAGCTGCGATTACGACTCTTGTTGCCACTCAGAAAGTAACGATAGAGGTTGTCTTATTGACCTTTGCCTATAGTTTAGGAGCGGGCATTCCCTTGCTTTTTGTCGCTTATGGCGGAAATAGGGCGGTCTCCGAGTTCCCGGCTTTGGCCAAATACTCAGAAGAGATTCGAATGGGATTTGGCGTCATTATGATTCTGACCGCTCTTGCGTTAGCCTTTAATTGGGATGTGGCTTTCCAACAAAAAGTCCTGGATTACCTGCCGAATATTCAAATTGAGAATAATACCTGGGTCCAACAGCAGCTTCAACACCTCCGCTCCCCAGCTCCAAGCTTTCCCAATCAAGATAATAGTCCCTGGGAAGAACAAGACAATCCCTCTGTTCCCTCGTCTAGCCATCAACAAGCTGAAAAGGGTGAGGTATTGCCTATTATCTCCAAAGCCCCTCCTATTGTGGGAATTGCGGATTGGATCAATAGTCCTCCGCTTACATTGAAGGATTTAAGGGGTAAAGTTGTTCTCATTGATTTTTGGACGTACAGTTGCATCAATTGCATTCGGACCTTTCCTTATTTAAAGCGCTGGTATGAGCGATATAAAGACCAAAATTTTGTCATTATAGGCGTCCACACTCCCGAATTTGAGTTTGAAAAGAATCTAAGCAATGTCAAGAAAGCTGTCGAACGTTTTCAAATTGTTTATCCGGTTGCTTTGGATAATCAGTATGCGACCTGGGAGTCTTACCATAATGCCTATTGGCCAGCCCATTATCTCATCGATCAAGAGGGAATGATTAGAGAAGTCCATTTTGGTGAAGGCGGATATACAGAAACAGAAAATGCCATTCGCTCTCTTCTCAATGAGAAGCCCTTATCCAATCAAACAGAAGAACCCATGCCTGCTGTTCCCATCAGCATAACTCCTGAAACGTATTTAGGCTATCACCGTGCCGGTGCTTATGTTCCTGCGCTCACTATCCATAAAAACCAATTTTTTAATTACAATTCCATTCAATCTGTGGGGCCTAATCAAGTCGGCCTTAAAGGAGACTGGAAAATAACAAATGAAAATATTCTCGCAGGCGCAGACGATTCTATTCTGGTCTTGAATTTTATGGCCAATCGCGTGTACTTGGTTTTGGGAGGATCCAGTTCCCTACCAATCAAGGTGGAATTAGACGGCGAGCCTTTGCCTCTTAAATATCATACCGTAGACATGAATCCGCAAGGGGAAATCTTTGTTAAGGATGCACGGAAATATGATATTGTCAATCTAAGAGGAGAAGGAAAAAGGCGTCTTTTAGTCCTGCATGTGCCCAAGGGAATTCAGGCCTATGCCTTTACCTTTGGCATGGAAGAATAA
- a CDS encoding ABC1 kinase family protein, producing MTNLQLKHIKRYKDFAWLLVKYGRSDLLKEVRAELPQLEEGRTETAGMPKPEELAKDLQKMGPTFVKLGQLLSTQSDIFPDAYIEALSKLQDKAEPFSYEEVEKIFKEELGVRIQDIFKDFEKEPLAAGSLAQVHKAVLPSDRIVAVKVQRPHIQAGIIEDLDVLEEIATFLEKQTTWGKRYNLVDKVIQLRTTLLNELDYRKEAINQISFKRNLKEFRRILIPSPVEDYTTSRILTMDFISGQKITDISPLIKMEIDGERLAEDLFEAYLKQIIIDGLVHIDPHPGNIYLSQDNRLVILDLGMVARIAPQLQTGLLKLLLAVSEGQGEEVADIIIRLGQKTDEFDYHVFREHISNLVAQYQDLNLAQMAIGQVLIKISGASAETGVKLPPAFNLLGKALLNLDRVGKALAPHFSPNESIRENATALLTERMRRNFSAGVFFRTFIEATEFVQHLPAKMNNILDILSKNELKLDVDAFNERRLMIGFEKVANRITLGLVLAALIIGAALLMRIETNFTIWGYPGLAILLFLAAALGGLALIINILMSDEKKEPK from the coding sequence GTGACAAATCTGCAATTGAAGCATATCAAAAGATATAAAGATTTTGCCTGGCTGCTCGTGAAGTATGGCAGATCAGATTTATTGAAAGAGGTGCGGGCAGAACTACCACAGTTAGAAGAGGGGCGAACAGAGACGGCAGGAATGCCAAAACCGGAAGAGCTGGCTAAAGATTTGCAAAAAATGGGCCCGACTTTTGTCAAGTTAGGGCAGCTGTTGAGCACGCAATCAGATATTTTCCCCGATGCTTATATAGAAGCGTTATCAAAGCTGCAGGATAAAGCAGAACCTTTTTCTTATGAAGAGGTGGAAAAGATTTTTAAGGAAGAATTGGGCGTGCGTATTCAAGACATCTTTAAAGACTTTGAAAAAGAGCCCTTGGCTGCCGGTTCTTTGGCGCAAGTTCACAAAGCAGTTTTGCCTAGCGATCGCATTGTTGCGGTTAAAGTGCAAAGGCCGCACATCCAAGCAGGCATTATTGAGGATTTAGATGTTCTGGAAGAAATTGCGACTTTCTTAGAAAAACAGACGACATGGGGAAAACGTTATAATTTAGTCGATAAAGTTATCCAATTGCGGACAACACTATTAAATGAATTAGATTACAGAAAAGAGGCGATCAATCAGATTAGCTTTAAGCGCAACTTAAAAGAGTTCCGCCGCATCCTTATTCCAAGCCCGGTCGAAGATTATACGACATCCCGCATTCTAACAATGGACTTTATAAGCGGACAAAAAATCACCGACATAAGTCCTTTAATTAAAATGGAGATTGACGGCGAGCGTTTGGCCGAAGATCTTTTTGAAGCTTACCTCAAGCAAATTATCATTGATGGCTTAGTCCATATCGATCCTCATCCAGGCAATATTTACTTAAGTCAAGATAATCGGTTGGTTATTTTGGACCTAGGCATGGTTGCACGCATTGCTCCTCAATTGCAGACTGGATTGCTCAAGCTATTATTGGCCGTTAGCGAAGGACAAGGGGAAGAGGTGGCGGATATTATCATTAGATTAGGGCAAAAGACGGATGAATTCGATTATCATGTGTTTCGCGAACACATCTCCAATCTAGTTGCGCAGTATCAGGACTTAAATTTAGCTCAGATGGCTATTGGACAGGTGCTAATTAAAATTAGCGGGGCATCTGCCGAAACAGGTGTTAAGCTGCCTCCGGCTTTTAACTTGCTTGGCAAAGCTTTGTTAAATTTGGACCGCGTCGGCAAGGCTTTAGCGCCTCACTTTTCACCCAATGAGTCCATTAGGGAAAATGCCACTGCCCTCTTAACGGAAAGAATGCGCAGGAATTTTTCCGCAGGTGTGTTTTTTCGCACATTTATTGAAGCGACAGAATTTGTTCAACATTTGCCTGCTAAGATGAATAATATTCTGGATATCTTATCCAAAAATGAATTAAAGCTTGATGTTGATGCATTCAATGAACGACGGTTAATGATTGGCTTCGAAAAAGTCGCCAATCGCATTACTTTAGGACTTGTTTTAGCGGCTTTAATTATTGGAGCAGCTCTCTTAATGAGGATAGAGACGAATTTTACGATTTGGGGATATCCAGGTTTAGCCATTTTGCTATTTCTTGCAGCTGCTTTAGGTGGGTTGGCGCTTATTATAAACATTTTGATGTCCGACGAAAAAAAAGAGCCTAAATGA
- a CDS encoding phosphodiester glycosidase family protein, protein MFPFLFLFRIPIQASFSFLKRPFLAYLLSLIKSAAAFGLLFFLCAFQALPYKHVILPGPLSIHILEVDPQAFSITLVHAKEKALGRQTVQELADAYGALAAINGGFFKGSPWEGLPAGILKIQSQWYAWPTKPRGALGWNPDGRLALIDQVLCKASCQIQDKVMAIDGLNRQRNEQETILFSPQFHSTTLTNEKGFEVVVRQNRLFAVYEGGSHAIPWDGFILSFGSKVFLKFWRTIPLGSPINLQIHTHSQSSYTPSHLWDSLSNIVGGAPVLIRGGEVIRDFSSEQTRSSFLNSAHARTAVGLLPNGHWLLVVVDGRQPKLSKGMTIPELASFMHSLGCQEALNLDGGGSSTMVIDHHVVNDPTGDEDEDEGLKKVRKVSDAILILERA, encoded by the coding sequence ATGTTTCCATTTTTATTTCTTTTTCGAATTCCAATTCAGGCTTCTTTTTCGTTTCTTAAAAGACCGTTTCTTGCGTATCTGCTTTCCTTAATTAAATCAGCTGCTGCTTTCGGACTTTTATTTTTTTTATGCGCTTTTCAAGCCCTTCCTTATAAACATGTCATTTTACCAGGCCCTCTTTCCATCCATATTTTAGAAGTTGATCCTCAAGCTTTTTCCATTACACTCGTTCATGCAAAAGAAAAAGCCCTTGGCAGGCAGACAGTGCAAGAATTAGCCGATGCCTATGGGGCGCTTGCTGCGATCAATGGCGGCTTCTTTAAGGGAAGCCCTTGGGAAGGATTGCCTGCCGGGATTTTAAAAATCCAATCGCAATGGTATGCTTGGCCGACAAAACCAAGGGGAGCGCTGGGATGGAATCCAGATGGACGCCTCGCTCTAATTGACCAAGTGTTGTGCAAGGCTTCCTGCCAAATCCAAGATAAAGTGATGGCCATCGATGGCCTTAATCGGCAAAGGAATGAGCAAGAAACCATCCTCTTCTCCCCCCAGTTTCATTCCACCACTCTTACCAATGAGAAAGGTTTTGAAGTGGTTGTCCGGCAAAATCGCCTGTTTGCCGTTTATGAAGGAGGCAGCCATGCGATTCCTTGGGACGGATTCATCCTTTCCTTCGGCTCTAAAGTTTTTCTTAAATTTTGGCGAACGATCCCTCTTGGCTCTCCTATAAATTTACAAATTCATACGCACTCGCAGTCGTCTTATACGCCTTCCCATTTATGGGACAGCTTGTCTAATATAGTTGGAGGAGCTCCCGTTTTAATCCGTGGAGGAGAAGTCATCCGCGATTTTTCATCTGAACAAACGAGAAGCAGCTTTCTAAATAGCGCCCATGCCCGCACAGCTGTTGGCCTTCTACCTAATGGGCATTGGCTTTTAGTCGTCGTGGATGGCAGGCAACCGAAATTAAGCAAAGGCATGACCATTCCTGAATTAGCTTCGTTTATGCATAGCTTAGGCTGCCAAGAAGCCCTTAATTTGGATGGAGGCGGATCCTCAACCATGGTCATCGATCATCATGTCGTCAATGACCCAACAGGCGACGAGGATGAAGATGAAGGATTGAAAAAGGTCAGAAAAGTCTCTGATGCCATTCTAATTTTGGAGCGTGCATGA
- a CDS encoding N-acetylmuramoyl-L-alanine amidase gives MNVSFFPHIDSRLILLLFCLLFLCCLSLRAESYQDFDNYQGIYTSDEIAFKLNHYLVKDPALAKQFLLTKEAFFLYATEEDSQAHRPEFTLALASRPTSERPHSLPLPSTLAGLKIAIDPGHFGGRYAKLEQRWIEMDRPDSNQASDSISFNEGTLTLLTAKLLKNLLEDAGAQVLLTKETNGTGVYPEDFFDWLGRLNSSKSPFELFKDYNRLDLLARADKINAYKPDVTLIIHYNAHGGRDPITQQNIPQPYNYNMVFVGGSFCRNELSDFKSRYAFLHLLLTQTMDRSIALSEAILKEFVKQLNVPAVEEADPVPYLKNACINISKGVYARNLALTRLVHSPLCYGESLCQDNKQECLRLNDKSLVLEGIQGPERVKQVAMAYFKGLQAFTRNQAEQIQLR, from the coding sequence ATGAACGTATCTTTTTTCCCTCATATAGATTCTCGCTTAATTCTCCTCCTTTTCTGCCTTCTTTTTCTCTGTTGTCTTTCCTTAAGAGCGGAAAGCTATCAAGACTTTGACAATTATCAAGGCATCTACACTTCCGATGAGATAGCGTTTAAGCTTAATCACTATCTCGTTAAAGACCCGGCTCTTGCCAAACAATTTTTGCTTACAAAGGAGGCGTTCTTTCTCTATGCAACAGAAGAAGACAGCCAGGCGCATCGGCCGGAATTCACTTTAGCTTTAGCTTCTCGTCCCACCTCGGAAAGACCTCATTCGCTTCCGTTGCCCTCTACTCTTGCAGGACTCAAAATAGCCATTGACCCTGGCCATTTTGGCGGGCGCTATGCCAAATTAGAGCAACGATGGATAGAGATGGATAGGCCGGACTCGAATCAAGCCAGCGATAGCATTTCTTTCAATGAAGGCACTTTAACTCTTTTAACGGCCAAGCTCTTAAAAAATCTTTTAGAAGACGCTGGAGCACAAGTCTTGCTAACAAAAGAAACAAATGGCACGGGAGTTTATCCGGAGGATTTTTTTGATTGGCTTGGACGGCTGAATTCCTCAAAATCTCCTTTTGAGTTATTCAAAGATTATAATCGGTTAGATTTGCTGGCCCGGGCCGACAAAATTAATGCGTACAAACCGGATGTAACCTTGATTATTCATTACAATGCACATGGAGGCCGCGATCCTATCACCCAGCAAAATATTCCTCAACCTTATAATTATAATATGGTCTTTGTAGGAGGCAGCTTTTGCCGCAATGAATTAAGCGATTTTAAAAGCCGTTATGCTTTTTTGCACTTATTGCTGACCCAAACGATGGACCGCTCCATTGCTTTAAGCGAGGCAATTTTAAAAGAATTTGTCAAGCAGCTCAACGTACCGGCTGTTGAAGAGGCTGATCCGGTTCCCTATTTGAAAAATGCCTGTATTAACATTTCCAAAGGCGTATATGCCCGCAATTTGGCTTTAACCCGCTTGGTGCATAGCCCCTTATGCTACGGAGAGAGCCTATGCCAAGATAACAAGCAAGAATGTTTGAGGCTGAATGATAAAAGTCTGGTTCTAGAAGGGATTCAAGGGCCAGAACGAGTTAAGCAAGTTGCGATGGCTTACTTCAAAGGCCTGCAAGCTTTTACTCGAAATCAAGCTGAGCAGATTCAATTGAGATAA